One stretch of Carassius carassius chromosome 18, fCarCar2.1, whole genome shotgun sequence DNA includes these proteins:
- the LOC132092560 gene encoding protein RD3-like isoform X1, with the protein MESKHHGPRPLRATSPAMPFVGCPHTNGCGGPGRMLLREMLWQLEQRVLQVQEEEFQYCISRGILGYRHPPAYPSLLALIPAAEHRQLERLCGRIPPSHTAIVLSRLHDLMAHNDIPPWELVGVFKQVLRDFLRRQEDGIQKSPAPSAPSTILFAPSPPTESNDRNHIVENASNSLSEESGKHREEIPTISSYVDKHLRAACPYSIHRDWSLPFCHPFGYEAYGTTL; encoded by the exons ATGGAGTCAAAGCATCATGGACCTCGACCTCTAAGAGCCACAAG TCCAGCCATGCCTTTCGTAGGTTGTCCCCACACAAATGGATGTGGAGGCCCGGGTCGGATGTTGCTACGTGAGATGCTTTGGCAGCTGGAGCAAAGAGTACTTCAGGTTCAAGAGGAGGAGTTTCAGTACTGCATTTCTCGTGGCATTCTGGGATACCGTCACCCCCCAGCATACCCAAGCCTGCTTGCCCTTATACCTGCTGCTGAACACCGCCAGCTAGAGCGCCTGTGTGGTCGCATCCCACCCTCACACACTGCCATTGTACTTTCCAG GCTTCATGATCTTATGGCCCACAATGACATTCCTCCCTGGGAACTGGTGGGTGTCTTCAAACAAGTTCTTAGAGACTTCCTGAGGAGACAAGAAGACGGCATACAGAAAAGTCCAGCCCCTTCAGCTCCATCAACAATTCTTTTTGCTCCGAGTCCACCTACAGAGAGTAATGACAGAAACCACATTGTTGAAAATGCATCTAATTCTTTATCAGAGGAGTCTGGAAAGCACAGGGAGGAAATTCCTACGATTTCTAGTTATGTGGATAAACATTTGCGTGCCGCCTGCCCCTACTCTATCCATAGAGATTGGAGTCTGCCCTTCTGTCATCCATTCGGTTATGAGGCCTATGGCACCACATTGTGA
- the LOC132092560 gene encoding protein RD3-like isoform X2 codes for MESKHHGPRPLRATSPAMPFVGCPHTNGCGGPGRMLLREMLWQLEQRVLQVQEEEFQYCISRGILGYRHPPAYPSLLALIPAAEHRQLERLCGRIPPSHTAIVLSRLHDLMAHNDIPPWELVGVFKQVLRDFLRRQEDGIQKSPAPSAPSTILFAPSPPTEKLYFWITEQSLA; via the exons ATGGAGTCAAAGCATCATGGACCTCGACCTCTAAGAGCCACAAG TCCAGCCATGCCTTTCGTAGGTTGTCCCCACACAAATGGATGTGGAGGCCCGGGTCGGATGTTGCTACGTGAGATGCTTTGGCAGCTGGAGCAAAGAGTACTTCAGGTTCAAGAGGAGGAGTTTCAGTACTGCATTTCTCGTGGCATTCTGGGATACCGTCACCCCCCAGCATACCCAAGCCTGCTTGCCCTTATACCTGCTGCTGAACACCGCCAGCTAGAGCGCCTGTGTGGTCGCATCCCACCCTCACACACTGCCATTGTACTTTCCAG GCTTCATGATCTTATGGCCCACAATGACATTCCTCCCTGGGAACTGGTGGGTGTCTTCAAACAAGTTCTTAGAGACTTCCTGAGGAGACAAGAAGACGGCATACAGAAAAGTCCAGCCCCTTCAGCTCCATCAACAATTCTTTTTGCTCCGAGTCCACCTACAGAGA AGTTATATTTCTGGATTACAGAGCAGAGTTTAGCCTGA